In the Mesorhizobium sp. M1D.F.Ca.ET.043.01.1.1 genome, CGAGGCCGGTGGCGAACTGGTCGAGATTGGTCTTGCCGACGACCAGGGCTCCCGCGGCCTTCAAGCGCGCCACGACCGTGGCGTCCTTGTCCGGCGTGTAGGCGTATTCGGCGCAGGCGGCCGTGGTCGGCATGCCGGCGACGTCGATATTGTCCTTGACGGCGAAGGGGATGCCCCACAGCGGTTTCGCATCCGGGTCGAACCGGCCGAGCGCCTCGGCCTCGGCCAGCATCTCGGCTCGCGCCGCAAGGTGGATGAAGATGCCGGGATCGCCAGCCGCCGCGATGCGGGCAAACACCGTATCGACCACCTCGGCAACGCCTGCGCCAGCCCGGTAGGCCGCGTGCAGGCTGCCGATGTCGAAATGGATGTCGCTCATTTCGTCTCTCCCAGGATGATCACCGGCAGGTCCCACTGGATCAGTACGACGCAGCCCTCCTTGGCCCATACCGAGTGCTCCGTGCCGACCGGATTGAGGATCACGCTGCCCGCCGGATAGTCGCCGTTCTCGTCGCTCTGGGTGCCTTCCAGCACGACGATGGTCTCCAGTCCGGCATGGCGGTGGCGCGGCACGCCGGCGCCGGGCTGATAGCGAAGCACCGCGACGGACGGTTCGGCCGGCCCGCCCTTGAGCAGCCAATGCGCCGCGACGCCGTCGCGGAAAGGTTCGAACGCCAGCTCGCGCCAGCCGCCGCCGATGAGGCCGGCAAAGGCAAGATTAGGCATTTGCAATTCCCTCGAGGACCTGATCGGTGGTCGCCGTCCAGCCGACAATTGCGCCCTGCGCCCTGATCATGGCGAGCGCGGCCGCCTTGAATTCGGGAAAATAGCTTTCCGTCGCATCTTCAGCGACCAGGCATTCAAAGCCGCGGTCGTTGGCCTCGCGCACCGTCGTCTGCACGCAGACTTCGGTCGTCACGCCGGCAAAGACCAGTTGCCTTGCGCCGAGCCGCTTCAGGTCGTCGCCGAGGCCGGTCGCGTAGAAGGCGCCCTTGCCGGGCTTTTCGATGACGATCTCGCCAGGCAAGGGCGCAAGGTCCTCGAGGATCGCGGTGCCGGGTTCGCCGGCGATCAGCACGCGTCCCATCGGGCCGACATCGCCGATGCGGATCGAGGGATTGCCGCGGTCGCGCTTGGTGGGCGGCAGGTCCGAAAAGTCGGGCCGGTGGCACTCCATGGTATGGATCACCGGCAGGCCTGCAGCGCGAAAACCTTCGATCAGCCGCCTCACCGTCGGCACGATCGCCGTGACCCGGCTGACATCGTTGCCGAGGCTGGCGCCGAAGCCGCCGGGCTCGGCGAAGTCGCGTTGCATGTCGATAACGATGAGCGCCGTCGTCTCGGGCCGGAAGGCAAAGGCGAAGGGCCGCGCTTCGATTTCGGCCATCAGTGATGTCCCGCCATGTGCTCGCCGATGGTCTGCACGCTCGCCTGCGCGATCGGCGTCTCGTAAACCAGCGCTCCGTCGGACATGACGAGGATGCGGTCGGAGAGCTCGAGGAGCTCGTCGAGGTCTTCGGACATCAGGAGCACCGCGGCCCCGGCATTGCGCGCCTTCATGATGCGGGCGCGGATCTCGGCGACGGCGGAGAAGTCGAGGCCGAAGCAGGGGTTCGACACGATGAGCAGGTCGACCTCGCCGGTGAGCTCGCGGGCGAGCACGGCGCGTTGCACGTTGCCGCCCGACAGCGAAGCGATCGGCGAGGAGAGCGATGCGGTCTTGACCTTGAACTGCTCGACCAGCCGGGCGCTGAAGGCCTTGATGGCGGCGGCGCTGATCCAGCTCACCGGCCTGCCGTTGCCGTCGATGTCGAAGGTGCGGAAGGCGATGTTCTCCGCGACCGTCATTCTCGGCGCGCAGGCATTCTTCAGCGGCTCCTCCGGGATCAGGCGGACATTGAGCGCGCGCGCCTCGGTGCGCGTTGCCGCATAGGCGGTGCCGCGAACCATGATTTCACCCCGGTCACGGGCGCGCTGGCCGGCCAGCACCTCCAGGAATTCCTTCTGGCCGTTGCCGGAGATGCCGGCGATGCCGACGATCTCGCCGGAGCGCACGCCGAGATCGGCGATGTCGATCGATTTGAGGCCCGTGCGATCCGGCGCCTTGAGCGCCTTCACCTTGAGCACGATCTCGGCGTCCGGCTTCGGTTCGGTGCGGCTGTCCAGTGCCGCGATCGGCTGGTCGCCGATCATCATCGCGGCCATGGCTTTGTGAGAGAGGTCCGAGACCTTCCCGGTTCCGGTGAGCCTGCCCTTGCGCAGCACCGTGATGTCGTCGGCGAATGCGGTGACCTCGTGGAACTTGTGCGAGATCATCAGCACAGTGAGGTCGCCGGCCTTCGTCATGCCGCGCACCAGGCCGAGCACTTCCTGCGCCTCGCCAGGGGTGAGCACGGATGTCGGCTCGTCCAGCACCAGGAAATTGCGGCCGAGATAAAGCTGCTTGATGATCTCCAGCTTCTGCTTCTCGCC is a window encoding:
- a CDS encoding isochorismatase family cysteine hydrolase, which codes for MAEIEARPFAFAFRPETTALIVIDMQRDFAEPGGFGASLGNDVSRVTAIVPTVRRLIEGFRAAGLPVIHTMECHRPDFSDLPPTKRDRGNPSIRIGDVGPMGRVLIAGEPGTAILEDLAPLPGEIVIEKPGKGAFYATGLGDDLKRLGARQLVFAGVTTEVCVQTTVREANDRGFECLVAEDATESYFPEFKAAALAMIRAQGAIVGWTATTDQVLEGIANA
- a CDS encoding ABC transporter ATP-binding protein yields the protein MSGTPHGRAIGVETIGMTMRFGAFTALDDVSIKVPAGSFHALLGENGAGKSTLVKCMMGFYHPTSGDMLVDGREVAIASPRDASALGLGMVYQHFTLVPSLTGAENLVISRGKVPGVIDWRKERRALAAFMSGMPFKVPLDVKVAELAAGEKQKLEIIKQLYLGRNFLVLDEPTSVLTPGEAQEVLGLVRGMTKAGDLTVLMISHKFHEVTAFADDITVLRKGRLTGTGKVSDLSHKAMAAMMIGDQPIAALDSRTEPKPDAEIVLKVKALKAPDRTGLKSIDIADLGVRSGEIVGIAGISGNGQKEFLEVLAGQRARDRGEIMVRGTAYAATRTEARALNVRLIPEEPLKNACAPRMTVAENIAFRTFDIDGNGRPVSWISAAAIKAFSARLVEQFKVKTASLSSPIASLSGGNVQRAVLARELTGEVDLLIVSNPCFGLDFSAVAEIRARIMKARNAGAAVLLMSEDLDELLELSDRILVMSDGALVYETPIAQASVQTIGEHMAGHH
- a CDS encoding cupin domain-containing protein, yielding MPNLAFAGLIGGGWRELAFEPFRDGVAAHWLLKGGPAEPSVAVLRYQPGAGVPRHRHAGLETIVVLEGTQSDENGDYPAGSVILNPVGTEHSVWAKEGCVVLIQWDLPVIILGETK